A part of Dehalococcoidia bacterium genomic DNA contains:
- a CDS encoding aminotransferase class V-fold PLP-dependent enzyme, with the protein MAVLEKLDGKRLRADFPIFAVRSRRGPFVYLDSAATAQKPRQVLEALTDFYATHWGPVARGVYKLSAEATNAYEAARAEVADFLGAGSAEEVVFVRGTTEAMNLLAATLEER; encoded by the coding sequence ATGGCCGTACTCGAGAAGCTCGACGGCAAGCGACTCCGTGCGGACTTCCCGATCTTCGCCGTGCGGAGCCGGCGCGGGCCGTTCGTGTACCTCGACAGCGCGGCCACGGCGCAGAAGCCGCGCCAGGTCCTCGAAGCGCTGACGGACTTTTACGCGACCCACTGGGGACCGGTCGCCCGCGGGGTTTACAAGCTCTCCGCGGAAGCCACGAACGCGTACGAGGCCGCGCGTGCCGAGGTTGCGGATTTTCTCGGGGCCGGGTCGGCCGAGGAGGTGGTTTTCGTGCGCGGCACGACGGAAGCGATGAACCTCCTCGCCGCGACGCTCGAGGAACG